Proteins co-encoded in one Dreissena polymorpha isolate Duluth1 chromosome 12, UMN_Dpol_1.0, whole genome shotgun sequence genomic window:
- the LOC127852949 gene encoding uncharacterized protein LOC127852949 isoform X2 produces the protein MIFAKEGKTSIDEIPPIIVVDYDGEWVTVDNRRLWVFRELERLGACRHIDVDVGFFIPDAKMTSTNGGASVHVRRNPGGYWHKRPDGAYKRMNGNWDTCYSDDSDDCIQTTRIYSGSLESYPGSSVPPSYNDTSKNTYASAVARKVYYNSPPSFVTTNSYEQQSNRDTIIQESCVTSAKTGSQYLLETNTSTTREENNYQSSYKSSNVRFTASAIQTDSSERKKNDSWCNIL, from the exons ATGATATTTGCGAAGGAAGGTAA GACGAGCATAGATGAGATTCCGCCTATCATTGTGGTTGATTACGATGGAGAATGGGTGACGGTCGACAACCGCCGCCTTTGGGTATTCCGAGAGCTTGAGCGCCTTGGCGCCTGCCGTCACATCGACGTCGATGTAGGCTTCTTCATTCCGGACGCGAAAATGACGTCAACCAATGGAGGCGCTTCAGTGCACGTACGCAGAAACCCTGGCGGGTACTGGCACAAACGACCAGACGGGGCTTACAAGAGGATGAATGGGAATTGGGATACGTGTTATTCGGATGATTCAGACGATTGTATTCAAACAACAAGAATATATAGCGGCTCCTTGGAGAGTTACCCCGGGTCATCAGTTCCTCCTTCATATAACGATACCAGTAAGAATACTTATGCTTCAGCCGTAGCTAGGAAGGTTTACTACAATTCGCCTCCTAGTTTCGTCACGACCAACTCATACGAACAGCAGTCGAACCGGGATACGATAATCCAAGAGAGCTGTGTCACATCCGCTAAAACAGGCAGTCAATACTTGCTGGAAACTAACACAAGTACGACCAGAGAAGAAAACAATTATCAGTCGTCTTACAAAAGCTCAAATGTACGATTTACAGCATCGGCGATTCAAACAGATTCCAGTGAACGGAAGAAAAACGATTCATGGTGCAATATTTTGTAA
- the LOC127852949 gene encoding uncharacterized protein LOC127852949 isoform X1 translates to MRIRPSDVLFSQDSINNYFDDKSDYGGVLIGETLDDICEGRTSIDEIPPIIVVDYDGEWVTVDNRRLWVFRELERLGACRHIDVDVGFFIPDAKMTSTNGGASVHVRRNPGGYWHKRPDGAYKRMNGNWDTCYSDDSDDCIQTTRIYSGSLESYPGSSVPPSYNDTSKNTYASAVARKVYYNSPPSFVTTNSYEQQSNRDTIIQESCVTSAKTGSQYLLETNTSTTREENNYQSSYKSSNVRFTASAIQTDSSERKKNDSWCNIL, encoded by the exons ATGCGAATTCGACCGTCGGATGTTCTTTTTTCACAGGActcaataaataattatttcgaCGATAAATCCGACTATGGCGGGGTATTGATAGGAGAAACATTAGATGATATTTGCGAAGGAAG GACGAGCATAGATGAGATTCCGCCTATCATTGTGGTTGATTACGATGGAGAATGGGTGACGGTCGACAACCGCCGCCTTTGGGTATTCCGAGAGCTTGAGCGCCTTGGCGCCTGCCGTCACATCGACGTCGATGTAGGCTTCTTCATTCCGGACGCGAAAATGACGTCAACCAATGGAGGCGCTTCAGTGCACGTACGCAGAAACCCTGGCGGGTACTGGCACAAACGACCAGACGGGGCTTACAAGAGGATGAATGGGAATTGGGATACGTGTTATTCGGATGATTCAGACGATTGTATTCAAACAACAAGAATATATAGCGGCTCCTTGGAGAGTTACCCCGGGTCATCAGTTCCTCCTTCATATAACGATACCAGTAAGAATACTTATGCTTCAGCCGTAGCTAGGAAGGTTTACTACAATTCGCCTCCTAGTTTCGTCACGACCAACTCATACGAACAGCAGTCGAACCGGGATACGATAATCCAAGAGAGCTGTGTCACATCCGCTAAAACAGGCAGTCAATACTTGCTGGAAACTAACACAAGTACGACCAGAGAAGAAAACAATTATCAGTCGTCTTACAAAAGCTCAAATGTACGATTTACAGCATCGGCGATTCAAACAGATTCCAGTGAACGGAAGAAAAACGATTCATGGTGCAATATTTTGTAA